DNA sequence from the Paenibacillus physcomitrellae genome:
ACGCTGGGCAGTGCGGCTGCTGTTGGGGAAGAGAGGGAACGAGGCAGCATCGAGGTTGGGAAATATGCGGACTTCACGGTTATTGATACTGACCTTACTGAAGATGTGGATGCCCTGTTGGAAGTGAAGGTAAAAATGTCCATTGTGAATGGACAAATCGCCTATTCAGCCGACCGTTAAAAAGCTATAATAAGAGGGACGGCTGGACGATTTCCAGCATATTTTAAGAAAAAGGCATACTGCAAGAGAAGGAAGTCGTGTTTACGACTCATGGGCAGGACTGCCGCGGAGGCTTTAGGAATATGCGTTTTAAAGATGTTTTTTCGATTATTGGGCCCGTTATGGTCGGTCCATCCAGCTCGCATACCGCCGGGGCTGCCCGAATTGGCCGCTCGGCCCGCCATTTATACGGCAAACAGCCGGAGAAGGCGGTCATTATCTTTTACGGATCGTTTGCAGCAACTTATCAAGGACATGGGACGGACCGGGCGATTGTTGGCGGTCTGCTGGATTATGATACCGATGATTCGCGAATTCCGATGGCGCTTGATTATGCCAAGCAGTCCGGGCTGGAAGTTTCCTTCGAGGAAGGCAGAGGGATAGTCCGGCACCCGAACACGGCTAAGTTGATTCTGTCGGATCGAGACGGCGGAAGCGAGCTTACGATGACCGGTATTTCCATCGGCGGCGGCAATATTGAAATTATAGAGATCAACGGATTCAATATTAAAATGACAGGCATCTACCCGACCCTTGTCATTCAGCATTATGATTCTCCGGGCGTACTGGCTTATGTTACGCAGGCTTTAAGCTTAGAGGGCACCAATATTGCCCACATGTCCGTAGATCGTAAGAATAGAAGCGGCAACGCTATAACGGTTGTCGAAATTGACGGCGAAATCAAGGAAGGGATCCTGGAGCGGATTGCCCAAATGGATGCTTTGATTTCAGTTGGTATCATCGATTTGTCTCAGGAGACCCAAACGGAGGAACAGAAATGAATTTTTCAACATTAAATGAGCTGGCAGCTTTATGCGAAGCCAAAAATATGACCATCGGACAATTAATGCTTGAGGAGCAAAGCCGGGAATCCGGACGTACGCCTGAGGCTGAATTTGCAACTATGGCGCAATATTATGAAGTCATGAAGGAAGCCGTGCACAAAGGCTTAAATGAAGATACAACTTCCCCGAGCGGTTTGACTGGCCTGGATGCCCAGCGGGTGGTTAATTACGGAAAACAATCCGAAATGAACCTTGGCGGAGCTGCAGGTGAGGTCATGGCTTACGCACTGGCCGTTTCCGAAGTGAACGCTTCTATGGGACGGATTGTGGCTACGCCAACTGCGGGCTCCTGCGGAGTTATTCCCGGAGTCTTCGTCAGCAGTCAACGAAGGTTCAGCTGGACCGATGAGCACATGGTTTACGGTTTGTTTGCTGCTGGAGCTATTGGCTATGTAATTGCCAACAACTCGTTTATTTCCGGCGCCGAAGGAGGCTGTCAGGCGGAAATTGGCTCCGCCATTGGAATGGCGGCGGGGGCTTTGGTTGAGCTGCGGGGCGGGACGGCCGCTCAAGCTGTTCATGCTGTAGGTCTTGCTTTGAAAAATACGCTCGGCCTCATCTGCGACCCCGTCGCCGGCCTTGTGGAGGTTCCCTGCATCGTCCGGAACGGATTTGGTGCGGTGACTGCGCTGGCGGCAGCTGACATGGCTCTGGCTGGCGTGCGAAGCGTGATCCCTTCAGATGAAGTTATCCAAGTGATGATGGAAGTGGGGTCTTCCATGCCTGAGAAACACCGGGAGACAGCTAAAGGCGGATTAGCCCAGACTCCGACCGGCCGTAAAATCATGCAGGAGTTATAGGGGGATAAATAGGAACATTTGTGATATTCAGCCGCTCCAATAACTGGGGCGGTATTATTTTTAGGTAAGGGGGGAGGATAACGATCAGAATCATGAAAACAAATTCGAAAAAACACTTGTCAGAACGTGTCGGAATATGTTATATTCTTATTCCGGCCAATTAAACAAGATGTTTAACGGTCGGCTAACGAATAGAACTGGTTTTGAAGGAAAAAACTTCTTGAAAAAAGTTCTTGCAAAGTTGGTTAGTAAGTGATAAGATATAAGAGTTGCTGCTGAGAACGAAAGCGAGCAACAAAATGAAAAGTTTGATCTTTGAAAACTGAACAACGAGTGAGAAATAAATTGAGATACATTGGGACGAATTTCAAATCTATGTCGATTTGAAATTCGCTCCGGTCTCGTCAGATTCAAAATGAGCTAAACAAACACTTTGAATGGAAAACCTACCGCCTTCGGGTGGCAGGGACCTTCCATCTTTAATGGAGAGTTTGATCCTGGCTCAGGACGAACGCTGGCGGCGTGCCTAATACATGCAAGTCGAGCGGAGCCTTAGGAGAGCTTGCTCTCCTGAGACTTAGCGGCGGACGGGTGAGTAACACGTAGGCAACCTGCCTGCAAGACTGGGATAACTACCGGAAACGGTAGCTAATACCGGATACGCAGTTTCCTCGCATGAGGGAGCTGGGAAAGACGGAGCAATCTGTCACTTGCGGATGGGCCTGCGGCGCATTAGCTAGTTGGTGAGGTAACGGCTCACCAAGGCGACGATGCGTAGCCGACCTGAGAGGGTGAACGGCCACACTGGGACTGAGACACGGCCCAGACTCCTACGGGAGGCAGCAGTAGGGAATCTTCCGCAATGGGCGAAAGCCTGACGGAGCAACGCCGCGTGAGTGATGAAGGTTTTCGGATCGTAAAGCTCTGTTGCCAGGGAAGAACGTCGGGTAGAGTAACTGCTACCCGAGTGACGGTACCTGAGAAGAAAGCCCCGGCTAACTACGTGCCAGCAGCCGCGGTAATACGTAGGGGGCAAGCGTTGTCCGGAATTATTGGGCGTAAAGCGCGCGCAGGCGGCCATTTAAGTCTGGTGTTTAATCCCGGGGCTCAACTCCGGGTCGCACTGGAAACTGGGTGGCTTGAGTGCAGAAGAGGAAAGTGGAATTCCACGTGTAGCGGTGAAATGCGTAGAGATGTGGAGGAACACCAGTGGCGAAGGCGACTTTCTGGGCTGTAACTGACGCTGAGGCGCGAAAGCGTGGGGAGCAAACAGGATTAGATACCCTGGTAGTCCACGCCGTAAACGATGAATGCTAGGTGTTAGGGGTTTCGATACCCTTGGTGCCGAAGTTAACACATTAAGCATTCCGCCTGGGGAGTACGGTCGCAAGACTGAAACTCAAAGGAATTGACGGGGACCCGCACAAGCAGTGGAGTATGTGGTTTAATTCGAAGCAACGCGAAGAACCTTACCAGGTCTTGACATCCCCCTGACCGGATCAGAGATGGTCCTTTCCTTCGGGACAGGGGAGACAGGTGGTGCATGGTTGTCGTCAGCTCGTGTCGTGAGATGTTGGGTTAAGTCCCGCAACGAGCGCAACCCTTGACTTTAGTTGCCAGCAGGTAAGGCTGGGCACTCTAGAGTGACTGCCGGTGACAAACCGGAGGAAGGTGGGGATGACGTCAAATCATCATGCCCCTTATGACCTGGGCTACACACGTACTACAATGGCCGGTACAACGGGAAGCGAAGGAGCGATCTGGAGCGAATCCTTAGAAGCCGGTCTCAGTTCGGATTGCAGGCTGCAACTCGCCTGCATGAAGTCGGAATTGCTAGTAATCGCGGATCAGCATGCCGCGGTGAATACGTTCCCGGGTCTTGTACACACCGCCCGTCACACCACGAGAGTTTACAACACCCGAAGTCGGTGGGGTAACCCGCAAGGGGGCCAGCCGCCGAAGGTGGGGTAGACGATTGGGGTGAAGTCGTAACAAGGTAGCCGTATCGGAAGGTGCGGCTGGATCACCTCCTTTCTATGGAGTACCTCGCTTCTGTAGCGAAGCGGTACAAATACGGCGAAGAAGGATGCTCTCGAAGTATCTTTGCTTCGCAAAGATTTCACTTCTCACTCGTTGGTCAGTTTTGAGAGCTCAAACTCTCAAAATGATCTGTATGAATTTCATCAACCCAATGGGATGGACCGAAATTCACACAGGCCGCAGTTTCAATGAAACTGCTTTGATCCTTGAAAACTGGATAACGAAACAACAAATGCGAATTAGAACATTCTTTTTTAGCTGAACTTGTGATCGTAGAGAACAAGTGAAGTGCTAATCATAGAGCGAGTGTTTTTGAGATGATGGATCCTTTGCGAGTTCGTTTCTTCCTTGGTTGACTTCAATCAAAGAAACGAAGGAGGAACAGAGCCGTCAGCCAAAAACAGGAGCGAATTTGGTTAAGCTACTAAGAGCACACGGAGGATGCCTAGGCGCTAGGAGCCGAAGAAGGACGTGGCGAACAACGATAAGGCCTCGGGGAGCTGTAAGCAAGCTTTGATCCGGGGATGTCCGAATGGGGAAACCCGGCTGGTGTAATAGCCAGTCACTCATTACTGAATACATAGGTAATGAAGAGGCAGACCAGGGGAACTGAAACATCTAAGTACCTTGAGGAAGAGAAAACAAGTAGTGATTCCGTCAGTAGCGGCGAGCGAACGCGGAAGAGCCTAAACCAAGAGGCTTGCCTCTTGGGGTTGTGGGACGTCTCACATGGAGTTACAAAGGAATAGGGTAGGCGAAGAGGTCTGGAAAGGCCCGCTAGAAGAGGTAAAAGCCCTGTAACCGAAAGTCTATTCCCTCCGAGACGGATCCCGAGTAGTGCGGGGCACGTGAAACCCCGTATGAATCTGCCAGGACCATCTGGTAAGGCTAAATACTCCCTAGTGACCGATAGTGAAGCAGTACCGTGAGGGAAAGGTGAAAAGCACCCCGGAAGGGGAGTGAAAGAGATCCTGAAACCGTGTGCTTACAAGAAGTCAGAGCCCTATGATGAAACTTCGTTTCATCACGGGTGATGGCGTGCCTTTTGTAGAATGAACCGGCGAGTTACGTTCCCGTGCAAGGTTAAGGTGAGAAGCCGTAGCCGCAGCGAAAGCGAGTCTGAATAGGGCGANNNNNNNNNNNNNNNNNNNNNNNNNNNNNNNNNNNNNNNNNNNNNNNNNNNNNNNNNNNNNNNNNNNNNNNNNNNNNNNNNNNNNNNNNNNNNNNNNNNNNNNNNNNNNNNNNNNNNNNNNNNNNNNNNNNNNNNNNNNNNNNNNNNNNNNNNNNNNNNNNNNNNNNNNNNNNNNNNNNNNNNNNNNNNNNNNNNNNNNNNNNNNNNNNNNNNNNNNNNNNNNNNNNNNNNNNNNNNNNNNNNNNNNNNNNNNNNNNNNNNNNNNNNNNNNNNNNNNNNNNNNNNNNNNNNNNNNNNNNNNNNNNNNNNNNNNNNNNNNNNNNNNNNNNNNNNNNNNNNNNNNNNNNNNNNNNNNNNNNNNNNNNNNNNNNNNNNNNNNNNNNNNNNNNNNNNNNNNNNNNNNNNNNNNNNNNNNNNNNNNNNNNNNNNNNNNNNNNNNNNNNNNNNNNNNNNNNNNNNNNNNNNNNNNNNNNNNNNNNNNNNNNNNNNNNNNNNNNNNNNNNNNNNNNNNNNNNNNNNNNNNNNNNNNNNNNNNNNNNNNNNNNNNNNNNNNNNNNNNNNNNNNNNNNNNNNNNNNNNNNNNNNNNNNNNNNNNNNNNNNNNNNNNNNNNNNNNNNNNNNNNNNNNNNNNNNNNNNNNNNNNNNNNNNNNNNNNNNNNNNNNNNNNNNNNNNNNNNNNNNNNNNNNNNNNNNNNNNNNNNNNNNNNNNNNNNNNNNNNNNNNNNNNNNNNNNNNNNNNNNNNNNNNNNNNNNNNNNNNNNNNNNNNNNNNNNNNNNNNNNNNNNNNNNNNNNNNNNNNNNNNNNNNNNNNNNNNNNNNNNNNNNNNNNNNNNNNNNNNNNNNNNNNNNNNNNNNNNNNNNNGGTAGCGGAGAAATTCCAATCGAACTCGGAGATAGCTGGTTCTCCCCGAAATAGCTTTAGGGCTAGCCTCGGTGGTACAGTCGTGGAGGTAGAGCACTGATTGGGTGCGGGGCCCGCAAGGGTTACCAAGCTCAGTCAAACTCCGAATGCCATAGACTGATTAACCGGGAGTCAGACAGTGAGTGCTAAGATCCATTGTCAAAAGGGAAACAGCCCAGACCATCAGCTAAGGTCCCCAAGTGTGTGTTAAGTGGGAAAGGATGTGGAGTTGCACAGACAACCAGGATGTTGGCTTAGAAGCAGCCACCATTTAAAGAGTGCGTAATAGCTCACTGGTCGAGTGACTCTGCGCCGAAAATGTAACGGGGCTAAACACACCACCGAAGCTATGGCTTGAATCGACTTCACTGCTTCTTTGAGGCGGTGAATCACGAGACATTTTTGCCGAAAGCAACCTTTAAAATGAAATCAGGGTTTCGGCCAAATGCTTCTCGGGGATCAACACACTTCGAAGCTGGAGTGAAGTCGATTCAGGGGTAGGGGAGCGTTGTATGTAGGTTGAAGGTGTACCGTAAGGAGCGCTGGACAGCATACAAGTGCCAACGCCGGTATGAGTAACGCAAAGATCAGTGAGAATCTGATCCGCCGACAGCCTAAGGGTTCCTGAGGAAGGTTCGTCCGCCCAGGGTAAGTCGGGACCTAAGGCGAGGCCGACAGGCGTAGTCGAAGGAAAACAGGTGGAAATTCCTGTACCACCGTAAACCGCTATGAGCGATGGGGTGATGCAGCAGGGTAGTGACGCGGACTGATGGATGTCCGTCCAAGCAGTGAGAGGGTAGCATAGGCAAATCCGTGCTACATAACCTTGGGCTGTGATGGGGAGCGAAAATTGCAGTAGCGAAGGTCATGATCTCACACTGCCAAGAAAAGCCTCTAGCCAGGTGAAGGTGCCCGTACCGTAAACCGACACAGGTAGGCGAGAAGAGAATTCTAAGGCGCGCGGAAGAACTCTCGTGAAGGAACTCGGCAAAATGACCCCGTAACTGCGGGAGAAGGGGTGCCTCGGTAGGGTGAATAGCCCGAGGGGGCCGCAGTGAAAAGGCCCAAGCGACTGTTTAGCAAAAACACAGGTCTGTGCGAAGCCGTAAGGCGAAGTATACGGGCTGACGCCTGCCCGGTGCTGGAAGGGTAAGGGGAGTGGTTAGGGGTAACCCGAAGCTATGAACTGAAGCCCCAGTAAACGGCGGCCGTAACTATAACGGTCCTAAGGTAGCGAAATTCCTTGTCAGGTAAATTCTGACCCGCACGAATGGCGTAACGACTTGGGCGCTGTCTCAACGAGAGATCCGGTGAAATTTTACTACCTGTGAAGATGCAGGTTACCCGCGACCAGACGGAAAGACCCCATGGAGCTTTACTGCAGCTTGATATTGGACTTTGATACGATTTGTACAGGATAGGTGGGAGCCTAGGAAGAGGGAGCGCAAACTTCCTTGGAGGCGCCGTTGGGATACCACCCTGATCGTATCGGAGTTCTAACCTGGTGCCCTAATCGGGTATGGGGACAGTGTCAGGTGGGCAGTTTGACTGGGGCGGTCGCCTCCTAAAGAGTAACGGAGGCGCCCCAAGGTTCCCTCAGAATGGTTGGAACTCATTCGAAGAGTGCAAAGGCAAAAGGGAGCTTGACTGCGAGACTGACAAGTCGAGCAGGGACGAAAGTCGGGCTTAGTGATCCGGTGGTACCGCATGGAAGGGCCATCGCTCAACGGATAAAAGCTACCCTGGGGATAACAGGCTTATCTCCCCCAAGAGTCCACATCGACGGGGAGGGTTGGCACCTCGATGTCGGCTCATCGCATCCTGGGGCTGAAGTAGGTCCCAAGGGTTGGGCTGTTCGCCCATTAAAGCGGTACGCGAGCTGGGTTCAGAACGTCGTGAGACAGTTCGGTCCCTATCTGTCGTGGGCGGAGGAAATTTGAGAGGAGCTGTCCTTAGTACGAGAGGACCGGGATGGACGCACCGCTGGTGCACCAGTTGTTCCGCCAGGAGCATAGCTGGGTAGCTAAGTGCGGAAGGGATAAGCGCTGAAAGCATCTAAGCGTGAAGCCCCCCTCAAGATGAGATTTCCCAACTAGTAAGACCCCTTGAAGACGACGAGGTAGATAGGCTGGGGGTGGAAGTGCAGCAATGCATGGAGCTGACCAGTACTAATCGGTCGAGGGCTTATCCAAAATGGACCCCACAAAGTGAAGAAAAGCTGACGAAGCGAACTCCGAATACTTTGGCGGGGACCCGAAAGATACCCCAAAAAGTGAAGCGGAGGCTTCGGAGAGTACTACCTAGGTACTTTTCGGGGACCCCGGGAAACCGAGTAAGGGCTAATTCACACTTGATTGTTTCGTATCCAGTTTTCAGGTGATCAAACATCTGAACCGATTTTAAGCTGCAAGTCCTTTCTAAGGTCTGATATTTTGCTGAAGCGAAAGACGCGGAAGTAAAGCAGCGCAAAAATCATGTTTGGTGGCGATGGCGGAGGGGTTCCACACGTACCCATCCCGAACACGACCGTTAAGCCCTCCAGCGCCGATGGTACTTGGACCGCAGGGTCCTGGGAGAGTAGGACGTCGCCAAGCGATTCCCTTAGGGGATTTTTTTATCCCTTTGTTAGGGCCCTTAGCTCAGTTGGTTAGAGCGCACCCCTGATAAGGGTGAGGTCGGTGGTTCGAGTCCACTAGGGCCCACCATTCCCTAACTTATAAAAGTTGAATTTGTAGATATGGGGCCATAGCTCAGCTGGGAGAGCGCCTGCCTTGCAAGCAGGAGGTCAGGAGTTCGATCCTCCTTGGCTCCACCATTTCTGTAAAACTCAATAATTGTTTAATGTCGCGGGGTGGAGCAGCTCGGTAGCTCGTCGGGCTCATAACCCGAAGGTCACAGGTTCAAATCCTGTCCCCGCAATTGGTTTATGGCGGTCGTGGCGAAGGGGTTAACGCACCGGATTGTGGCTCCGGCATTCGTGGGTTCAAGTCCCATCGATCGCCCCATATTTATCCTTATTGTTGGGGATTAGCCAAGCGGTAAGGCAACGGACTTTGACTCCGTCATGCATAGGTTCGAATCCTATATCCCCAGCCATTTTACTTTTAAAAAGTGAAGTTGAGCTTTGATAATAACTTCGGTTATTGCAGGGATAAAATGATTGTTGTTGTGAGCCATTAGCTCAGTTGGTAGAGCACCTGACTTTTAATCAGGGTGTCGAAGGTTCGAGTCCTTCATGGCTCATCTTAATACATAATGCGGACGTGGCTCAGCGGTAGAGCATCGCCTTGCCAAGGCGAGGGTCGCGGGTTCGATTCCCGTCGTCCGCTCCAATCTAAAGCATAAGCGCTTGCGAATTTCGCGGCGTTTTTTTGTTATATTATCGGTCAATGGATCGTTTTTTAGGATTAAGAAAAGAAGTTCATTTAATAGGCTAGGATAGCCCGGTTTTCCTCGTTTTCCTCGTTTTCCTCGTTTTCGTACAGTACAATTAGTTCGGCAAGGACTTCCGTATAAAAATGCAGCATAAAAATAAAGCATAAAAATCCCCTGCCTGTAAACTGAGCAGGGGATTCCTTGTTGTTCGCTTATAGAATGACCATTGCGGCAAGTCCGGAGAGGATGCCTAATACAACAACGGCGGCAGCTACAAAAGCAAGTACCTTTTTCGGATAGGATCTTGAAATCATAAGAAGCGATGGAAGGCTTACCGCTGGCAGGGTGAGCAGTAACGCACCCGCCGGGCCGGTGCCAAGGCCAAAGGACATAAAGGACTGGATGATTGGAATTTCAGCTGCAGTTGGAATAACGAACAGCATTCCCGCAATAGCAAACCCTATGATAGCCAGCAGATGGTTGCCTTCGCTAAGTCCTACGTGAGGAAACAGCCAAGCACGGGCAGCGCCGAGAATGAAGACGAATAACAGATAAGCAGGAACGATGCTTAAGAGCATGCTGCCAACGCTTTTTAACCAACGAACCAGGAAAGGCCCTTCTTCTTGCTTAACGGCTTCCTCGGTGGTTTCGAGCACTTCTTCCGGGATTTCACTTTTGCCTGCAAACCGGTTTGCAAAATAACTGACTCCAAACGTCAGCAGTATACCGAACACCAGACGAAGTACGGTGAATTTCCAAGACAGCACAAACGTCATAAAGATCAGCGTCGCCGGGTTGAGCGTCGGGTTGCCAAGCCAGAACGCAAGGCTGGAGCCGACGGAGACGTTCTTTTTCCGAAGGCCAACTGCAATCGGCGCTGCACAGCAAGTGCACATCATGCCGGGGAGGGAGGCTATGCCGCCCAGTGCTGTGCTTTTGAAGGTGGTTTTGCCGAGCACTTTCAGCAGCCACTGTGCCGGAATCAGCACCTGAACCAGAGAACCGAGCAGGACACCCAGCACGGCGGCTTTCCATACCGACTTGTAGTAGGCTGTCGCATAATCAACTGCTGCCGACCAGGATGGGGAAGGCGCGGTCTCGGAGCTGCCGGTAAGAATCGAAGAGCCGATAGAGTGGTCAGTGGCGGCTTTAAAAGCTTTTTCATAATAAGGCCACCATTTGACGTACGATAAACCTGCCGCCGCAATCAGAAGGAATAAAACCACGAAGATCGCCGTTTTAACATTTCTGTGAGCTGCAGGTGAAGAGCCTGTTAACTGAGACATATCCTTTGTTACCCCCGATTTCTGAATGAAATAACGTCAATATGATAGTATAACACAAATTTCGCTGTTTTTACCTTGATTTTATTAGTGGTATACTGATTGAGGAGTATTTTCAATTGCACGCTCAGTGGAGCCTCATTTTCCATATAAGAAACAGAAAGGTAGATGATAGTTGTGTCAACACAGCAGCCAATCAAACTTACGTCTTTATCTTCAAAAGGGGGATGCGGTTGTAAAATAGGACCGGCAGACTTGGCTCAAGTGCTCCGCAGCCTGCCTCCAGCGGTTCCTAACCCAGCTCTGCTGGTTGGCTTGGATACAAGCGATGATGCTGGTGTCTATAAGCTGACGGATGAGCTGGCGCTCGTCCAGACTGTTGATTTCTTTACGCCGATCGTAGACGATCCTTATGATTTCGGACAAGTGGCAGCAACCAATGCGATCAGCGATATTTACGCCATGGGCGGCAAACCGTTAACGGCGCTCAATATTGTCGCGTTTCCGATCCATACGCTGGAGAAATCGGTTTTGACCGAAATTTTGCGCGGTGCTGGCGATAAGCTGAAGGAAGCCGGTGTAACGCTGGTAGGCGGACACTCCATCGACGACAAAGAGCCTAAATTTGGTCTGGCCGTTACAGGCCTTGTGCATCCTGACCGGGTACGTACGAATGCCGGGGCTAAGCCAGGGGATCAATTGATTTTGACTAAACCTATCGGGGTAGGTATTCTGACCACTTCCATTAAAAAGGATCTGCTCAGCGCGGAGGAAGTGGCACGGGTTACTTCGGTCATGACAACCCTGAACAAAACAGCAGCGGAAACGATGGAAAATTATGATGTGCATGCCTGCACGGACGTTACCGGCTTTGGCCTGCTTGGACATGCTTCTGAAATGGCAAAAGGCAGCGGTACGGGGATTGTCATCTACAAGGACCAAGTACCGTTTCTGCCACGCGTTCGCGAGCTTGCTGAAGCAGGCAGCGTACCGGGAGGAACGAAAAACAACTATGACCATTTGCAAGGCTCTGTTACATTCCCGGAAGATTTGGATCAAATCGGCCAGTGGATGCTGTGCGATGCGGTAACGTCAGGCGGACTGCTGATTGCCGTAAACGGAGACCAAGCCGGCGAGCTGTTGAAGCAATTGGTGGATGCTGGAGTCGAAGCGGCATTGATTGGTGAGGTAACTTCGGATCATCC
Encoded proteins:
- the sdaAB gene encoding L-serine ammonia-lyase, iron-sulfur-dependent subunit beta; this translates as MRFKDVFSIIGPVMVGPSSSHTAGAARIGRSARHLYGKQPEKAVIIFYGSFAATYQGHGTDRAIVGGLLDYDTDDSRIPMALDYAKQSGLEVSFEEGRGIVRHPNTAKLILSDRDGGSELTMTGISIGGGNIEIIEINGFNIKMTGIYPTLVIQHYDSPGVLAYVTQALSLEGTNIAHMSVDRKNRSGNAITVVEIDGEIKEGILERIAQMDALISVGIIDLSQETQTEEQK
- the sdaAA gene encoding L-serine ammonia-lyase, iron-sulfur-dependent, subunit alpha, with the protein product MNFSTLNELAALCEAKNMTIGQLMLEEQSRESGRTPEAEFATMAQYYEVMKEAVHKGLNEDTTSPSGLTGLDAQRVVNYGKQSEMNLGGAAGEVMAYALAVSEVNASMGRIVATPTAGSCGVIPGVFVSSQRRFSWTDEHMVYGLFAAGAIGYVIANNSFISGAEGGCQAEIGSAIGMAAGALVELRGGTAAQAVHAVGLALKNTLGLICDPVAGLVEVPCIVRNGFGAVTALAAADMALAGVRSVIPSDEVIQVMMEVGSSMPEKHRETAKGGLAQTPTGRKIMQEL
- a CDS encoding permease, whose translation is MSQLTGSSPAAHRNVKTAIFVVLFLLIAAAGLSYVKWWPYYEKAFKAATDHSIGSSILTGSSETAPSPSWSAAVDYATAYYKSVWKAAVLGVLLGSLVQVLIPAQWLLKVLGKTTFKSTALGGIASLPGMMCTCCAAPIAVGLRKKNVSVGSSLAFWLGNPTLNPATLIFMTFVLSWKFTVLRLVFGILLTFGVSYFANRFAGKSEIPEEVLETTEEAVKQEEGPFLVRWLKSVGSMLLSIVPAYLLFVFILGAARAWLFPHVGLSEGNHLLAIIGFAIAGMLFVIPTAAEIPIIQSFMSFGLGTGPAGALLLTLPAVSLPSLLMISRSYPKKVLAFVAAAVVVLGILSGLAAMVIL
- the selD gene encoding selenide, water dikinase SelD, producing MIVVSTQQPIKLTSLSSKGGCGCKIGPADLAQVLRSLPPAVPNPALLVGLDTSDDAGVYKLTDELALVQTVDFFTPIVDDPYDFGQVAATNAISDIYAMGGKPLTALNIVAFPIHTLEKSVLTEILRGAGDKLKEAGVTLVGGHSIDDKEPKFGLAVTGLVHPDRVRTNAGAKPGDQLILTKPIGVGILTTSIKKDLLSAEEVARVTSVMTTLNKTAAETMENYDVHACTDVTGFGLLGHASEMAKGSGTGIVIYKDQVPFLPRVRELAEAGSVPGGTKNNYDHLQGSVTFPEDLDQIGQWMLCDAVTSGGLLIAVNGDQAGELLKQLVDAGVEAALIGEVTSDHPGHIQVK